The genomic window ACCCCTCTGCTGTTTTCCCAGTGCTTCCTGGCCTGCCATAAGAAGTGTCTGGAGACCCTGGCTATCCAGTGTGGTCATAAGAAACTGCATGGTAGACTACACCTCTTTGGTGTTGACTTCACCCAGGCAGTCAGGAACAACCCAGATGGAATCCCTTTCATCATCAGGAAGTGTACCTCTGAGATCACGCTGGACATGaaggtttttattttacctttattttacctttatttaaccaggcaagtcagttaagaacaaattcttattttcaatgacatcctaggaacagtgggttaactgtcttgttcaggggcagaacgacagatttgtaccttgtcagctcgatgGTTTgtacttgcaaccttccggttactagttcaacgctctaaccactaggctaccctgccgccccaaggtaACATAATGCTAGCATTTTCAAGGAACATTATATAGcctagcttgttttggtaaatcTTCTCCATTGTTTCAGATGTCAACCCACCTCTGAAGATGTTCTGTTTTTGCGGGGAAAAGATGCTTGTTAGGATAATAAAATGGCCAAAATCTGAGCTGATGTGTTGTGTCTTGGTTGTCCAGGGGATCTACCGCGTGAATGGTGCCAAGTCCCGTGTGGAGAAGCTCTGTCAGGTATTTGAGAACGGCAAGGACCTCGTGGAGCTATCTGACCTTTACCCCCATGACATCAGCAACGTGCTCAAACTCTACCTGAGACAGGTGggtcagacagaccagaccagacagacttcTTCAGGA from Oncorhynchus mykiss isolate Arlee chromosome 15, USDA_OmykA_1.1, whole genome shotgun sequence includes these protein-coding regions:
- the LOC110489541 gene encoding rho GTPase-activating protein 29-like, translating into MTWMRESHPQTTCFLACHKKCLETLAIQCGHKKLHGRLHLFGVDFTQAVRNNPDGIPFIIRKCTSEITLDMKGIYRVNGAKSRVEKLCQVFENGKDLVELSDLYPHDISNVLKLYLRQLPEPLILFRFYNDFIGLAKESQDIIVDEVEASRVSPASMTPPQVSVELNRILFKIKDLLRQHLLRTLHLTGPSLSVLGPSI